In the genome of Candidatus Methylomirabilota bacterium, one region contains:
- the phnA gene encoding phosphonoacetate hydrolase, translating into MDTPAVSLNGVTYRWPRRAVVVVCIDGGDPAYFERGVRDGVVPTVARFMTQGFGTVADGDMPSFTCPNNMSITTGAPPAVHGISGNFYLDRATGEAMVMTGPELLRSRTLMAEFSRHGAKVVSITAKDKLRKQLGKDMDLAGGSVNFSSECADQTTLAEHGIEDVLAFVGMPKPDMYSPELSLFVLEAGVRLLEQRRPDILYLSLTDYIQHKYAPGEAEANRYYANMDRMFARLDALGAVVALTADHGMSDKSNADGSPRVIWLQDVLDRRFGKGTSTVICPITDRFVVHHGALGGFVRVYCHRGLGPADVMKLATSLDGVESVHDREAAAKTFALPMDREGDVAVIGRADTCIGAAAADHDLSGLKGHRLRTHGALAEARVPFILNRPLTAAYAKRAAARPLRSHEIFDFAINGVESES; encoded by the coding sequence ATGGACACGCCCGCCGTTTCGCTGAACGGCGTCACGTACCGCTGGCCCAGGCGCGCGGTGGTCGTCGTCTGCATCGACGGCGGCGATCCGGCGTACTTCGAGCGCGGCGTGCGGGACGGCGTCGTGCCGACCGTGGCGCGCTTCATGACGCAAGGCTTCGGCACGGTGGCGGACGGCGACATGCCGAGCTTCACGTGCCCGAACAACATGTCCATCACGACGGGCGCGCCGCCGGCGGTGCACGGGATCTCTGGCAACTTCTATCTCGACCGCGCGACGGGCGAGGCCATGGTGATGACGGGGCCCGAGCTCCTCCGCTCGCGGACGCTCATGGCGGAGTTCTCGCGCCACGGCGCGAAGGTCGTCTCGATCACCGCGAAGGACAAGCTCCGCAAGCAGCTCGGCAAGGACATGGACCTCGCGGGCGGGAGCGTCAATTTCTCCTCGGAGTGCGCCGACCAGACGACGCTCGCGGAGCACGGGATCGAGGACGTGCTCGCGTTCGTCGGGATGCCGAAGCCCGACATGTACTCGCCCGAGCTCTCGCTGTTCGTGCTGGAGGCGGGCGTGCGGCTCCTCGAGCAGCGCAGGCCCGACATCCTCTATCTCTCGCTCACGGACTACATCCAGCACAAGTACGCGCCGGGCGAGGCCGAGGCGAACCGCTACTACGCGAACATGGACCGGATGTTCGCCCGGCTCGACGCCCTCGGCGCCGTCGTCGCGCTCACGGCGGACCACGGGATGAGCGACAAGTCGAACGCCGACGGCTCGCCGCGGGTCATCTGGCTCCAGGACGTGCTCGACCGCCGCTTCGGCAAGGGGACGAGCACCGTGATCTGCCCGATCACAGACCGTTTCGTCGTCCACCATGGCGCCCTCGGCGGCTTCGTGCGAGTCTACTGCCATCGCGGGCTCGGCCCGGCGGACGTGATGAAGCTCGCGACGAGCCTCGACGGCGTCGAGTCGGTCCACGACCGCGAGGCGGCGGCGAAGACGTTCGCGCTGCCGATGGACCGCGAGGGGGACGTGGCGGTCATCGGCCGCGCCGACACGTGCATCGGCGCCGCCGCGGCCGACCACGACCTCTCGGGGTTGAAGGGCCATCGCCTGCGGACCCACGGCGCGCTCGCCGAGGCGCGGGTGCCGTTCATCCTGAATCGGCCGCTGACCGCGGCGTACGCGAAGCGCGCCGCCGCGCGCCCGCTCCGGAGCCACGAGATCTTCGACTTCGCGATCAACGGGGTGGAGAGCGAGAGCTAG
- a CDS encoding VOC family protein gives MSAPPIVQQITFLDTRDLARTAGFYERILGLRLARDQGACRIYHVGGTAYVGFCERPEAPAEPRGVTLTLVTDAVDEWCARLRAHGVPLVKEPADNPPYRIYNAFVRDPSGYLVEIQRFWEPLA, from the coding sequence ATGAGCGCGCCGCCAATCGTCCAGCAGATCACCTTTCTCGACACGCGCGACCTGGCGCGGACGGCGGGCTTCTACGAGCGGATCCTCGGGCTGCGCCTGGCGCGCGACCAGGGCGCCTGCCGCATCTATCACGTGGGCGGAACCGCGTACGTGGGCTTCTGCGAGCGTCCGGAAGCGCCGGCCGAGCCGCGCGGCGTGACGCTCACGCTGGTGACCGACGCGGTCGACGAGTGGTGCGCGCGCCTCCGGGCCCACGGCGTCCCGCTCGTGAAGGAGCCCGCCGACAATCCGCCGTACCGCATCTACAACGCGTTCGTGCGGGACCCGAGCGGGTACCTCGTCGAGATCCAGCGGTTCTGGGAGCCGCTCGCGTGA
- a CDS encoding MaoC family dehydratase yields MLKVETPKDLLGLVGRELGPSEWVTVDQAMIDKFADATGDHQWIHVDVERAKRDMPGGKTIAHGYLTLSLVPRLAATLMRVEKRRHGVNYGSNKVRFISPVPAGARIRLRQRIAGAEEVTGNGVRVTSEMTVEIEGQERPALVAEIMGISYA; encoded by the coding sequence ATGCTCAAGGTGGAGACGCCGAAGGACCTGCTGGGGCTGGTGGGGCGCGAGCTCGGCCCGTCGGAGTGGGTCACCGTGGACCAGGCGATGATCGACAAGTTCGCCGACGCGACCGGCGACCATCAGTGGATCCACGTGGACGTCGAGCGCGCGAAGCGCGACATGCCGGGTGGCAAGACGATCGCGCACGGCTACCTGACCCTCTCGCTCGTGCCGCGCCTGGCGGCGACGCTCATGCGCGTCGAGAAGCGGCGCCACGGCGTGAACTACGGTTCCAACAAGGTGCGGTTCATCAGCCCCGTGCCCGCGGGCGCGCGCATCCGCCTGCGCCAGCGCATCGCCGGCGCCGAGGAGGTCACCGGCAACGGCGTGCGCGTCACGTCGGAGATGACCGTCGAGATCGAGGGCCAGGAGCGCCCGGCGCTCGTCGCGGAGATCATGGGCATCTCGTACGCGTGA
- a CDS encoding ABC transporter ATP-binding protein, whose protein sequence is MARLELDGIVGGYLDGIDILNDVSLRVAPGAVTGIIGPNGAGKSTLLKTVFGFLHPRRGRIVFDGREIQRLAPHAIKRLGIGYVPQGMNIFPQLTVHENLQLGTWVFRGDRARVAGMLERAYAAFPRLAGKRRLRATALSGGEAKMLSLAKELATEPALLLVDEPSAGLAPRIADQVYERLLAAQAAGVTILLVDQNIGKAVEISDYLYMLEIGRVRREGPRAAFAGELREIIRDALLGA, encoded by the coding sequence ATGGCGCGTCTCGAGCTGGACGGGATCGTCGGCGGCTACCTCGACGGCATCGACATCCTGAACGACGTGAGTCTCCGCGTCGCGCCGGGCGCGGTGACGGGCATCATCGGGCCCAACGGCGCGGGGAAGTCGACGCTCCTCAAGACGGTCTTCGGCTTCCTGCACCCCCGGCGCGGCCGGATCGTCTTCGACGGGCGGGAGATCCAGCGCCTCGCGCCCCACGCGATCAAGCGGCTCGGCATCGGCTACGTGCCGCAGGGGATGAACATCTTCCCGCAGCTCACCGTGCACGAGAATCTGCAGCTCGGCACGTGGGTCTTTCGCGGGGACCGGGCGCGGGTCGCCGGGATGCTCGAGCGCGCCTACGCCGCCTTCCCGCGGCTCGCGGGGAAGCGGCGGCTGCGCGCCACGGCCCTCTCGGGCGGCGAGGCCAAGATGCTGTCGCTCGCCAAGGAGCTCGCGACCGAGCCGGCGCTGCTCCTCGTCGATGAGCCGTCGGCGGGCCTCGCCCCGCGGATCGCCGATCAGGTCTACGAGCGGCTCCTCGCCGCCCAGGCCGCCGGCGTGACGATCCTGCTCGTCGATCAGAACATCGGCAAGGCCGTCGAGATCTCCGACTACCTCTACATGCTCGAGATCGGCCGCGTGCGCCGCGAGGGCCCCCGCGCGGCCTTCGCCGGCGAGCTTCGCGAGATCATCCGCGACGCGCTCCTCGGAGCCTGA
- a CDS encoding ABC transporter ATP-binding protein: MATGEWLLETRGLTKRFGGVVAVDDLPLAIRAGEVRGLIGPNGSGKTTTINLLSGLYRADAGDIRLRGERVDRLRPHEITGRGVARTFQIPKLFGNMSVLENVLVPALAALDRGAAPDGGARRPRAEIVERARGLLEFVALDRLRHAPAKELSGGQSMLLQIVRGLMVRPIHLFLMDEPFAGVHPTIKDTIMETILRMNREEAVTFLIVSHEMAALRRLCPRVSVMHEGRLIAEGSFEEVANHAVVLEAYLGR, from the coding sequence ATGGCGACGGGCGAGTGGCTGCTCGAGACGCGCGGGCTCACCAAGCGGTTCGGCGGCGTGGTCGCCGTGGACGACCTGCCGCTGGCGATCCGCGCGGGTGAGGTCCGCGGCCTCATCGGCCCCAACGGCTCCGGCAAGACCACGACGATCAACCTGCTCTCCGGCCTCTACCGCGCGGACGCCGGCGACATCCGTCTCCGCGGCGAGCGGGTCGATCGCCTCCGCCCCCACGAGATCACCGGGCGGGGCGTGGCGCGCACGTTCCAGATCCCGAAGCTCTTCGGCAACATGAGCGTGCTCGAGAACGTGCTTGTCCCCGCGCTGGCGGCCCTGGACCGGGGCGCCGCGCCCGACGGGGGCGCGCGCCGCCCGAGGGCGGAGATCGTCGAGCGCGCGCGCGGGCTGCTCGAGTTCGTCGCCCTGGACCGGCTGCGCCACGCGCCGGCCAAGGAGCTGTCCGGCGGCCAGAGCATGCTGCTCCAGATCGTGCGGGGTCTCATGGTGCGTCCGATCCACCTGTTCCTGATGGACGAGCCGTTCGCCGGCGTGCATCCGACGATCAAGGACACCATCATGGAGACGATCCTCCGGATGAACCGGGAGGAGGCGGTGACGTTCCTCATCGTGTCGCACGAGATGGCGGCGCTCCGGCGGCTCTGCCCGCGCGTCTCCGTGATGCACGAGGGCCGGCTCATCGCCGAGGGATCGTTCGAGGAGGTCGCCAACCACGCCGTGGTCCTCGAAGCCTACCTGGGCCGGTAG